One genomic segment of Rivularia sp. PCC 7116 includes these proteins:
- a CDS encoding carbohydrate porin, with amino-acid sequence MKPKILKGEKHILIKEFHKYKPCKLFCAASISILGTFGVSNSSQAQTTYLQPQINRTSHSQKLLRVPESSIPKGRTKLRLQAVPPPPNISNIGATLPTQKIEQYLPLDNIKQLENNFIQEQISGKTKRSIEQSIAIKREEKAIGGPRTGIYEGRLRSAQAVPLPAPPGSSLEFTSPNFNSQTTVTPLPPLPGTSPQQKLDANNAPTFNQLLNSRTRNSGIYPKSVATNNAPTFEQMLDAYRMKQPSVSATSTPTFNTLLNSQGGMRPSTPLTPQQYSPPAPLKRSQAPLVPQNDNQLNPLRTSAALREPSLRVEGVYVTQGDDTSARARLTGVYPLTPQVLFGGTLDLTSEGSSFDDSRREGLNINELYLATSLTGLPNLRFAVGQLDLTSYFDRNSFAKDGASQFFNPVFQTNPALASTGIGSKPGLLVNWSVTDNIDAKAAVFSSSDALSEFSLDAFAGEIGVRYGNAIIRGTYSTARDAGNRDTFPQSFQIDRGNGEFGVLEDDREEAYGINAEVFIPEMKLGLFGRYGRYENRDLGEGADTYVFGASFLDLFTPDDRLGLAYGRALSNEDEREGKQLDVLELYYDFQFLPNLRLGFSVQGRDDFNETVLGVRVKSDFDVTPRGRFGR; translated from the coding sequence ATGAAACCTAAAATACTAAAGGGTGAAAAACATATTTTGATCAAAGAATTCCACAAGTATAAACCTTGTAAGCTGTTCTGTGCCGCTTCGATCTCAATCTTAGGTACTTTTGGTGTCAGCAATAGTTCGCAAGCTCAAACAACATATCTTCAGCCACAAATTAATCGGACTTCGCATTCGCAAAAGTTGTTGAGAGTACCGGAATCTTCCATACCTAAAGGAAGAACAAAACTTCGATTGCAAGCAGTTCCGCCACCACCCAACATTTCTAATATTGGTGCTACTTTACCTACTCAAAAAATAGAACAGTATTTACCCCTAGATAATATAAAGCAGTTAGAGAATAATTTTATCCAGGAACAGATAAGTGGTAAAACTAAACGTTCGATTGAGCAATCCATAGCGATAAAGAGGGAAGAAAAAGCTATAGGTGGTCCGCGAACAGGGATTTACGAAGGTAGGTTAAGGAGCGCTCAAGCTGTTCCATTGCCAGCACCACCGGGCAGCAGTTTGGAATTTACTTCCCCTAACTTTAATTCCCAAACCACTGTGACTCCTTTGCCACCACTTCCGGGAACAAGTCCACAGCAAAAATTGGATGCAAATAATGCACCAACATTTAATCAATTACTAAATTCTAGAACTAGAAACTCTGGAATATACCCTAAATCTGTTGCGACTAATAATGCACCAACATTTGAACAAATGCTTGATGCTTACCGGATGAAACAACCGTCAGTTTCTGCAACTTCAACACCTACTTTTAATACGCTGCTTAACTCTCAAGGAGGAATGCGTCCGTCTACTCCTCTGACTCCACAGCAATATTCACCACCAGCACCGTTAAAAAGATCGCAGGCACCGCTTGTTCCCCAAAATGATAATCAATTGAACCCCTTGAGAACTAGTGCGGCTTTAAGAGAGCCATCTTTAAGGGTGGAAGGTGTTTATGTCACTCAAGGAGACGATACTTCCGCAAGAGCTAGACTTACCGGAGTTTATCCCCTTACTCCTCAAGTGTTGTTTGGTGGAACTTTAGATTTGACTAGTGAGGGTAGTTCATTTGATGATTCCCGACGAGAAGGTTTGAATATCAACGAACTGTATTTAGCAACATCTTTAACGGGATTACCTAATTTACGGTTTGCAGTTGGTCAGTTAGATTTAACCTCTTATTTTGACCGCAACAGTTTTGCTAAAGATGGAGCCAGCCAATTTTTTAATCCAGTCTTTCAAACGAATCCAGCCCTGGCATCGACAGGAATCGGTTCAAAGCCTGGACTATTAGTTAATTGGAGCGTGACCGATAATATAGATGCTAAAGCTGCTGTTTTCTCATCCTCTGATGCTTTGAGCGAATTTAGTTTGGATGCGTTCGCTGGTGAAATCGGAGTTCGTTACGGTAATGCGATTATTCGCGGTACTTACAGTACTGCAAGAGATGCCGGAAACCGCGATACTTTTCCTCAAAGCTTTCAAATTGATCGCGGGAATGGTGAGTTTGGAGTTTTGGAAGACGATCGCGAAGAAGCATACGGTATAAATGCTGAAGTTTTTATTCCTGAAATGAAATTAGGTCTATTCGGACGTTATGGTCGTTATGAAAATAGAGATTTAGGAGAAGGCGCGGATACGTATGTTTTCGGAGCTAGTTTCTTAGATTTATTTACCCCTGACGATAGATTGGGATTAGCTTATGGGCGGGCTTTATCAAACGAAGATGAGCGTGAAGGAAAGCAATTAGATGTATTAGAGCTTTACTACGATTTTCAGTTTCTTCCTAACTTAAGATTAGGTTTTTCCGTTCAGGGAAGAGACGACTTTAACGAAACAGTTCTTGGTGTGAGAGTTAAATCAGACTTTGATGTAACTCCAAGGGGGAGATTTGGTAGATGA
- a CDS encoding tetratricopeptide repeat protein: MNHKSKFDWYLNLFYKANLWQEKRKTQSNIIVGITLLPFHLFVFTCPIVLATLNNIEPVQAQSASGATKRGYSLLKKGWVDDAIKAFKQALRRNPQSLQAKLGLAIAYNRAGQIEEAFQAYQEVLAQDPKNQAALRIVGMMGTYRPEWNQPGIKALNTLLELNPDDLQSRYYRALLYSYQGQFSKSIADFQIVLANNPTPEAVIGAAQTYSYSGDYQKAKELFNRYKASGKQITDYAAVAYALTLRKTGNAQEAIGILQRQLQRSDNLDQLSINTRAELSQAYIANKQEAEALAVLEPLENREEAILPLARALNEIRKNTDNPSLVEKVANLYRQALANNPNPSSSLLREIANVFTGLPQGEETALQIYRRLAATLPNDKSLIARQVALEYKLGMVSKSDLNRRLATTLQNLPTDSAQLQNLALALADIDAPSPQLLSAYQNILQTGVNAPFLNFRLAQMYLQLENTIQARQALANYTATSQGASDMATQLLAAEIERREGNLEASAERYFAILNNNPKNDIIDGALRGLVGVRVQQKRFDEALVVYEQVLKRNPQDITAQLGRTSVAYQAKRISKNEAESVLDNWLATQKATNTPPELYSLVTQLPTDPNREALYNYLVEVDPSSIRLQQRLLESIAQRNRGEARLRMKQLIASAPNNANSQQRVALLAKAVGDLDMASKAYENILKQEPDDIDALAALGGIRFEQRRFESAEQIYSTVLEQNPQDKEARRALAGLNAILDKPLAAMKALEQLQIEQIASGERNPEISNQMQQIQEDFLQRRGFQPPWESYERRGKR; this comes from the coding sequence ATGAATCACAAATCAAAATTTGACTGGTATTTGAACCTATTCTATAAAGCAAATTTATGGCAGGAAAAACGCAAAACACAAAGTAACATCATTGTCGGAATTACTTTATTACCTTTTCACTTATTTGTTTTTACTTGCCCCATAGTACTGGCAACTTTGAATAACATAGAACCAGTACAAGCTCAAAGTGCATCTGGAGCGACCAAACGGGGTTACAGTCTGCTGAAAAAAGGGTGGGTTGATGATGCCATTAAAGCCTTTAAACAAGCTTTGAGAAGAAATCCACAATCTTTGCAAGCCAAGCTGGGTTTAGCTATTGCTTATAACCGCGCCGGACAAATTGAAGAGGCATTTCAAGCTTATCAAGAAGTATTAGCGCAAGATCCTAAAAATCAAGCAGCCTTAAGAATTGTGGGGATGATGGGTACTTACCGTCCTGAATGGAATCAACCCGGTATAAAAGCTCTTAACACTTTGCTTGAATTGAATCCTGATGATTTACAAAGTCGTTATTATCGCGCTTTACTTTATTCCTATCAAGGTCAATTCAGTAAATCTATCGCCGACTTTCAAATAGTTTTGGCGAACAATCCCACCCCAGAAGCAGTAATTGGAGCGGCTCAAACCTATAGTTACAGCGGCGATTATCAAAAAGCCAAAGAACTATTTAATCGTTATAAAGCCAGTGGAAAACAAATAACAGATTATGCCGCTGTTGCTTATGCTCTTACCTTACGCAAAACTGGGAATGCTCAAGAAGCCATCGGAATTCTACAAAGACAGCTACAGCGCTCCGACAATTTAGACCAGTTATCTATCAATACTCGTGCCGAACTCTCACAAGCCTATATTGCCAATAAACAAGAAGCCGAAGCTTTAGCAGTATTAGAACCTTTAGAAAATAGAGAAGAGGCGATTTTACCTTTAGCTAGGGCGCTGAATGAAATTCGCAAAAATACAGATAATCCTTCCTTGGTAGAAAAAGTAGCTAATCTCTACCGTCAAGCTCTTGCGAACAATCCTAATCCTTCTAGCAGTTTGCTGCGGGAAATTGCTAATGTCTTTACTGGTTTACCCCAAGGAGAGGAAACAGCATTACAAATTTATAGACGTTTGGCTGCCACTTTACCAAACGATAAAAGTTTGATAGCGCGCCAAGTCGCTTTAGAATACAAACTCGGAATGGTTTCTAAGAGCGATTTAAATCGACGGTTAGCGACAACCTTGCAAAACTTACCTACTGATTCAGCGCAACTACAAAATTTAGCATTAGCATTAGCTGATATAGATGCTCCCTCTCCTCAACTTCTAAGTGCATATCAAAATATTCTGCAAACAGGAGTCAACGCACCGTTTTTGAACTTTCGCTTAGCCCAGATGTATTTGCAACTCGAAAATACAATTCAAGCCAGACAGGCTTTAGCTAATTATACGGCAACATCTCAAGGTGCCAGTGATATGGCTACACAGTTGCTTGCAGCGGAAATCGAAAGACGCGAAGGGAACTTGGAAGCCAGCGCCGAACGCTACTTTGCTATCCTTAATAACAATCCCAAGAACGATATAATTGATGGTGCTTTGCGCGGATTAGTAGGGGTAAGAGTCCAGCAGAAACGTTTTGACGAAGCTTTAGTAGTTTACGAGCAAGTTCTCAAACGTAATCCTCAAGATATTACCGCTCAGTTAGGACGTACCAGCGTTGCCTATCAAGCCAAACGCATTTCTAAAAACGAAGCTGAATCTGTTTTAGATAATTGGTTAGCAACTCAAAAAGCTACCAATACACCACCAGAACTATATAGCTTAGTAACACAGCTACCTACCGATCCCAACCGAGAAGCACTGTATAATTACTTAGTAGAAGTTGACCCTAGTAGTATAAGATTGCAGCAGCGCTTGCTTGAGTCAATAGCTCAACGAAATCGCGGTGAAGCCCGCTTGCGAATGAAACAATTGATTGCTAGCGCTCCAAATAACGCTAACTCACAACAGAGAGTAGCTTTGCTAGCTAAAGCAGTTGGAGATTTAGACATGGCTAGTAAAGCTTATGAGAATATTCTCAAACAGGAACCAGACGATATAGACGCTTTAGCTGCTTTGGGAGGAATTCGTTTCGAGCAAAGACGATTTGAATCCGCAGAACAAATTTATTCCACAGTGTTGGAACAAAATCCTCAAGATAAAGAAGCACGTCGCGCTTTAGCAGGTTTGAATGCGATTCTTGACAAACCATTAGCAGCGATGAAAGCCCTAGAACAGCTGCAAATCGAGCAAATTGCCAGCGGTGAAAGAAATCCCGAAATATCCAACCAGATGCAGCAAATACAAGAAGACTTCCTGCAAAGACGGGGTTTTCAACCACCTTGGGAAAGTTATGAGCGTCGGGGGAAAAGGTAA
- a CDS encoding Uma2 family endonuclease, which yields MTLSPQLSSNLSLEEFLKLPETKPHNEYIDGKIYQKPMPQGEHSTLQSFLVTNINKIGQPQKLAYAFPELRCTFSGRSLVPDIAVFKWSRIPLLPNGRIANQFEIPPDWTIEILSPKQSPNRVIRNIIFSMQNGTKLGWFLDSEDESIMVFQPNQVPEIKQGKDVFPVLDVLEGWNLSVADIFDCLNFG from the coding sequence ATGACATTATCACCTCAGTTATCCTCCAACCTTAGTTTAGAAGAATTTTTAAAACTGCCTGAAACTAAGCCTCATAACGAATATATTGACGGTAAAATCTATCAAAAACCAATGCCACAGGGAGAACACAGTACCTTACAAAGTTTTTTGGTAACTAACATTAATAAAATTGGTCAACCACAAAAGTTGGCTTACGCATTTCCAGAATTACGCTGCACATTTTCTGGAAGGTCATTAGTCCCAGACATTGCTGTTTTTAAATGGTCGCGTATTCCTTTGCTTCCTAATGGGAGAATTGCCAATCAATTTGAAATTCCTCCCGATTGGACAATTGAAATTCTTTCTCCTAAACAATCTCCCAACCGAGTTATTCGTAACATCATATTTTCGATGCAAAATGGTACTAAATTAGGTTGGTTTCTTGACTCTGAAGATGAATCTATAATGGTTTTTCAACCCAATCAAGTACCGGAAATAAAACAAGGAAAAGATGTTTTCCCTGTATTGGATGTATTGGAAGGTTGGAATTTGTCGGTAGCGGATATTTTTGATTGTTTGAATTTTGGTTGA
- a CDS encoding glycosyl hydrolase family 8, which produces MNYLTKIAAICIILALNGCSWGDSANSVEKPVKKSWQSSTTISVVNNDSVRFVSSLPESTPNRELLVESWDSYRRRFIQRDGRVIDYEASDRSTSEGQAYAMLRAVLIDDSATFALTLNWGENNLRRLEDGKPVDNLWAWKWGRKSDGSWGSIDNNFASDGDIDAITALILASRRWNRPEYLELAKTKLQDLWKYSTVVGQDKRYLLPGPKAAFVKDSSSIILNPSYFAPYAFRLFAQVDSERDWLSLVDSSYEVLEDSRHISAVNLPSDWVVLDAKTGKYRPLPNDSLLSSAYSFDAYRVWWRIALDASWFNSTRARNYLESSIGHPLKLWSEKSSIPARINLEGEALVNYEATSQYAMLYAASRLIQPSLAEELLEKKLLPRYQQEVWDDNEAYYTQNLAWLGLLSPSAISPKLLQSN; this is translated from the coding sequence ATGAACTATCTGACAAAAATAGCCGCTATATGTATAATTTTGGCTTTAAATGGCTGTAGTTGGGGTGATTCAGCTAATAGTGTTGAAAAACCTGTGAAAAAATCTTGGCAATCATCAACTACGATATCGGTTGTTAATAACGATAGCGTTCGTTTTGTCTCGTCTCTCCCGGAATCGACTCCTAACCGAGAGTTATTAGTCGAAAGTTGGGACAGCTATCGTCGTCGGTTTATCCAAAGAGATGGAAGAGTAATCGATTACGAAGCTAGCGATCGCTCTACTAGTGAAGGGCAGGCTTATGCAATGCTAAGAGCGGTACTTATCGATGACTCTGCAACTTTTGCTCTAACTTTAAACTGGGGAGAAAATAATTTACGAAGACTTGAAGACGGTAAACCTGTAGATAATTTATGGGCTTGGAAGTGGGGGCGTAAATCTGATGGTAGCTGGGGTTCTATAGATAATAATTTTGCTAGCGACGGCGATATAGATGCGATTACTGCTTTGATATTGGCTTCAAGACGGTGGAATCGTCCGGAATACCTAGAATTAGCAAAAACAAAACTGCAAGATTTGTGGAAGTATTCAACTGTAGTCGGACAAGACAAACGCTATCTGCTACCTGGCCCCAAAGCTGCATTTGTTAAAGACTCATCGTCCATTATTCTTAATCCTTCATACTTTGCTCCTTACGCTTTCCGCTTGTTTGCTCAAGTTGACTCCGAACGAGATTGGTTGAGCTTGGTAGATAGTAGCTATGAAGTATTGGAAGATTCCAGACATATTAGTGCTGTAAATTTACCTAGTGATTGGGTTGTTCTAGATGCAAAAACGGGAAAATATCGACCTTTGCCTAACGATAGTCTGTTAAGCAGCGCATATAGCTTTGACGCATATCGGGTTTGGTGGAGAATCGCGCTTGATGCTAGTTGGTTTAATTCAACTCGGGCACGAAATTATCTGGAATCGTCTATCGGTCATCCACTCAAATTATGGTCAGAAAAATCAAGTATTCCAGCACGAATAAACCTCGAAGGTGAAGCTTTGGTAAACTACGAAGCTACTTCTCAATACGCCATGCTTTATGCAGCAAGTAGGCTGATACAACCATCATTGGCTGAAGAATTATTGGAGAAAAAGCTGCTACCCCGATACCAGCAAGAAGTCTGGGATGATAATGAAGCTTATTACACTCAGAATCTAGCTTGGTTAGGGCTGCTATCTCCATCAGCAATCTCTCCAAAACTTTTGCAAAGTAATTAA
- a CDS encoding cellulose biosynthesis cyclic di-GMP-binding regulatory protein BcsB, whose translation MKHLFNFKVINKAFLISFCLLSALPTAQAASQNQLSNSEGILVARASRSSKTAQTKYNDKYILEFNRSPIVGNRMRLRGVYSEGRLGFTRPRGWDIGTLKAEIRFQHSPALFANRSNLTVLVNDTAVGSIPLNRKQSQVGRVLINIPPKLLQEYNELKIVAQQNNTSGCSDPSDPTLWTEILPDSKLTFNYNRKPIPLNFSNYPYPFFDNLDLDTNRIVYLKPQTTNKSWLEGAARLQASLGRQAEFRPIETDLISDISDVSDNEKLVIIGTPGEQPALKDLDLPRKIAGSQILDSNQNVIPEDTGVLILTTTKKGKVPVLVATGNGPKGVAKAAQFLAQPSSRRMGTDRIVFVKKIEEATTPGKREWPRYLPESSNFELSEIKTQFNGDAFKDVSVRGSAAPPIEIDFRALPDDRFLRGSSMNLVYSYGPQMNPRTSAVEVLLDGVFIGGARLDSDQGAMRKNLKVDLPAKLVKPDSKLQVFFRMNPKEPFDKTNCISPPDQQLTGTVHSDTSFDLKRENSVELPNLKLMQYGFPFAAPQDLSETAIVLPQKPSSTDILTMLAFSERLGRLSRADAVKLDVYTPNTLTPEVRKNEHLVGIGTRDEFPLPNVFKSPGFNLAKSFGRGSAQASVTVPQDTQGMIKQVLNENGDRVVLALTAQTDSGLEKVQQVLKKDPWFFQLKKDTVLIGSDKKNPAPYDPDGYQLAFFDNAPETRRIEDTNLLSKMTRMLQENWLLVPAGIVGLSLILYGIVQLYLKRVSTADRK comes from the coding sequence ATGAAGCATCTATTTAATTTCAAAGTCATTAATAAAGCATTTCTTATCTCTTTTTGTTTGCTATCGGCTTTGCCAACTGCACAAGCAGCTAGTCAAAATCAACTATCTAATTCTGAAGGGATTTTGGTAGCACGAGCTAGTAGAAGCTCCAAAACTGCTCAAACTAAATACAATGATAAATACATTTTAGAATTCAATCGCAGTCCGATAGTAGGCAATCGGATGCGTTTAAGAGGAGTCTATTCGGAAGGTCGTTTGGGTTTCACTCGCCCTCGTGGCTGGGATATAGGTACACTAAAAGCTGAGATTCGCTTTCAACATTCGCCAGCCTTGTTTGCTAATCGCTCTAATTTAACGGTGCTAGTCAACGATACAGCTGTAGGTAGTATTCCTTTAAATCGCAAACAGTCCCAAGTTGGTCGAGTACTGATAAACATCCCTCCAAAGCTGCTGCAAGAATATAACGAACTTAAAATTGTAGCTCAACAAAATAATACTTCTGGATGTAGCGACCCCAGCGACCCAACTTTATGGACGGAAATTTTACCAGACTCAAAATTAACTTTTAATTACAACCGCAAACCAATTCCCCTCAACTTCAGCAATTACCCCTATCCGTTCTTCGATAACCTGGATTTAGACACCAACCGTATCGTTTACTTGAAACCCCAAACTACTAATAAATCTTGGTTGGAGGGAGCAGCCCGTTTGCAAGCTTCGTTGGGGAGACAAGCAGAGTTCCGTCCGATAGAAACAGATTTAATTTCGGATATCTCTGATGTGTCAGACAATGAAAAATTAGTCATTATCGGTACTCCCGGCGAGCAACCTGCTTTAAAAGATTTGGATCTACCTCGTAAAATTGCAGGTTCTCAAATCTTAGATTCCAATCAGAACGTAATACCAGAAGACACGGGAGTATTAATCCTAACTACTACTAAAAAAGGTAAAGTCCCTGTCTTGGTTGCCACTGGAAATGGGCCAAAAGGAGTAGCTAAAGCTGCACAATTTTTAGCACAGCCTTCTTCGCGGAGAATGGGCACGGATCGAATTGTTTTTGTCAAAAAAATAGAAGAAGCTACTACACCAGGGAAAAGAGAATGGCCCCGTTATTTACCAGAGTCAAGTAACTTTGAACTGAGCGAGATTAAAACTCAATTTAACGGTGATGCTTTTAAAGATGTCAGCGTTCGTGGCTCTGCGGCTCCCCCAATTGAAATAGACTTCCGTGCTTTACCGGATGACAGATTTCTACGCGGTAGTTCGATGAATCTGGTTTACAGCTACGGACCACAAATGAATCCTAGAACCTCTGCTGTAGAAGTATTGCTGGATGGGGTTTTCATTGGTGGAGCGCGCCTAGATTCAGACCAAGGGGCAATGCGTAAAAACCTCAAAGTAGATTTACCGGCAAAATTGGTCAAGCCTGACTCTAAACTTCAAGTCTTTTTCCGGATGAATCCCAAAGAGCCGTTTGATAAAACTAACTGTATCAGCCCACCAGACCAACAGCTTACAGGTACCGTTCATTCCGACACCAGTTTTGATTTAAAACGGGAAAATTCCGTAGAGCTACCGAATCTTAAATTAATGCAGTATGGCTTCCCCTTTGCTGCACCTCAAGATTTATCTGAAACAGCAATTGTACTTCCACAAAAGCCTAGCAGTACGGATATATTGACAATGCTTGCTTTCAGCGAACGTTTGGGAAGATTGAGTCGTGCTGATGCGGTCAAGTTAGATGTATATACTCCGAATACCTTAACTCCCGAAGTACGTAAAAACGAACACTTAGTCGGGATTGGAACGCGAGATGAGTTCCCCTTACCCAATGTATTTAAATCTCCAGGCTTTAACTTAGCAAAATCATTCGGACGGGGTTCAGCCCAAGCAAGCGTTACAGTTCCCCAAGATACTCAGGGGATGATTAAACAGGTACTCAATGAGAATGGCGATCGCGTCGTACTAGCATTGACTGCTCAGACAGATTCGGGGTTAGAAAAAGTACAGCAGGTGTTAAAGAAAGACCCGTGGTTCTTCCAACTTAAGAAAGATACGGTATTGATCGGTAGCGATAAGAAAAACCCTGCACCTTACGATCCAGATGGCTATCAGCTAGCATTTTTTGATAATGCTCCTGAAACTCGTCGCATCGAAGATACTAACCTTTTGAGCAAAATGACGCGGATGCTTCAAGAAAACTGGCTGTTAGTACCTGCGGGTATTGTTGGTTTATCTCTGATACTGTACGGAATTGTTCAGTTGTATCTAAAGCGGGTTTCTACTGCTGACAGAAAGTAA